The Marinomonas profundi DNA segment CTACTGTGTTAGTCATTCTTGGATGAAAATAACGCCCCCGACTCGCCAACGCAGAGGTCGCTGAGGCTATCTGAATAGGTGTAGCCACCATAAACCCCTGACCGATGCCGACATTCACCGAGTCACCAGAATACCAAGGCTCTTTATACTTGGCTTTTTTCCACTCGCTGGACGGTAATATGCCATGACTCTCGCCATGTAAATCCAACAACGTGGACTGACCAAAACCAAAACGTGATAAAAAGTTATGCATCGGCGTGATGCCCATTTTATGGGCCAATTGATAATAATACGTATCAACGGACTCAATAATAGACCGTTCTAAATCAATCCAACCATGCCCTGTACGCTTCCAATCACGGTAACGGCGTCCGTCTGGATTAATTTGATAGTAACCTTTCGCAAAGTAACGCTCTGTCCATGAAGAAAACCCGTACTCTAATCCGGCTAAGGCCATGAAAGGCTTAATAGTCGACGCTGGAGGATAACCTCCACGCAAAGCACGGTTAAACAGAGGTAATTTTTTGGACTCACGGAGCTCAGAATAGCTGTCATAGGAAATCCCCCGCACGAATAAATTTGGGTCAAACCCCGGCTTAGACACCAGTGCTAAAATACCGCCTGTCGTTGGATCGATAGCGACGACAGAGCCAGTATAATCCCCCAAAAGATCGTAGGCATATTGCTGTAGCCTTGCATCTAAATACAAGTGTAAATCTTTACCTGGGGTGGGGTTTTGCCGCTCTAATTCGGACATGATACGGCCGCGAGCATTGACCTCAGCCTTACTCAGTCCAGCCTCACCAAACAGGGTATTTTCGTAAAAACCTTCTACCCCAGTTTTACCGATAAACAGCGCGCCTTGGTAAGCCAATCTATCAACTCGCTCTAAGTCCGCGGACGTAATTCGGCCAACATAACCAATCGCATGAGCAAACGCCTCACCATAAGGGTAATAACGCGTTAACTGCGCCTCAACCTGCACACCATCTAATTTATATAAATCAACCGCAATCTTTGCCCACTCTTTATCGGTTAGCTGTGATTTCAACGTAAGTGACTGATAAGGTCGACGATACTCTTTGCGTCGATCCTCAAAGTCTTGCCACTCGATGTCGCTAATAGGGATGATATTAGAAAGCGTTTGCTTCAGCTTAGGAAGGTCTTCTACTCGTTCAGGTATCACAGTCAAACTGTGTATTGGACGATTGTCTGCTAGCACCAAGCCATTTCGGTCATAGATCAACCCCCTAGGAGGAGGCAGCGTCGACAACATAACGCGGTTATCATCGGCTTTGGTTTGATATATTTCGTGCTCAATAACCTGCAGATAAAATAATCGCGCCATTAGCGCGATCACCATCAGAAGTACTAAAATGGCGGCGGCAATAACACGGTGTTGTGTTAAACGCTGCTCTTGACGATAGTTACGGAAATTTTGATGTCGACGACTCACCTACGTCACCTTATCTATGATATGGATGGTTATTCATCAGCGTCCAAGCACGATAAATTTGCTCCGCCAAAATAACTCTCACCATAGGATGTGGCAGGGTCAAACGAGATAAAGACCAAGTCTGATCAGCGCGAGCGGTACATCTAGGATCAAGACCATCAGGCCCACCGACCAACAAACTCACATTGTGACCATCCATTCGCCACTGCTCAGTCTGATCTGCCAATTGATCAGTAGACCACTCTTTACCAAGCACTTCCATTGCAATCACTTTATCTCCAGAAGGTATCGCTTCAAGCATGCTATCCCCTTCTTTACGAATTGCTTTTGATATATCGGTATTTTTTCCACGGGGTGACATAGGAATTTCAACCAACTCTAACGCAAAATCTTTTGGCAAGCGCTTAGCATACTCATCGTAACCTTCCGTCACCCATTTGGGCATTTTATTACCAATAGCAATCAAACGAACACGCATTTAAAAGAGCCTTACATTTGTTCTGGCTTAATGTCCCACAATTTCTCAAGATCATAAAATGCTCGAGCTTCTTCTGTCATCACATGCACAACAACATCATGCAAATCAACCAACACCCAATCACTGCCCATACCACGACCTTCAGAACCCAATGGTTGAAGACCTTGGCCTTTTAAATGTTCAAACACGTTTTGACCCAAAGCATTCACATGACGCTTTGAGGTGCCCGTACAAATCACCATATAGTCCATCATGTCGGTATGATTGCCAACATTCAATACTGTGATCTTATCACCTTTCACATCTTCCAATGCTTCAACAGCAAAAGCCAAAATTTGATCTGCTGTGAGGTTAAGCTGACTCATATAATTACGTTACCCTATCGATATAATTGATGTTGTTCTATGTATTGTTGAACCGGCTCTGGCAACAAATATGCAATCGACTCGTTTTTACGAGCTAACGCTCTAATCATGCTAGAGGATATCCCCAAAGGCGTAAGGGTCTCGAACCAGACCCGACCTGAGGGCGCGCATTGTAACTCATGCGACGATGCGGCACGATAGTTTTCGCAAAAAGCACTTAATTCAGAAATCAAATCTGGCTCCCAGCCAGGACGAGATACCACCAATAAGTGCGCATATTTAACTAGCTGCTGCCAATCATGCCAAGTAGGAAGAGACAAAAAGCTGTCCATCCCCAACACCATAATCAACGACTCTTCCGCGCCAATCTCTGACCGAATGTCCCGCAAAGTGTCAATGGTATAGCTTGGCCCTTCTCTGTCTATTTCTCGAGCGTCTACACTCAACCTAACGTCACTCGATGTAGCAAGCTTAGCCATTTCAAGACGCTGCAAAGCCGACACACTGGGACGATCTTTGTGCACAGGTTGAAAACACGGGACAAGCTTCAACGCTGAATAGTGGTAGTGATCTAAAATCTCAACCGCCGTTCTTAAGTGGCCATTATGAACCGGATCAAACGTTCCTCCCATAATAGCCAACCCAGAAGGCTTAACCGGCTTATTCGCCTCAGTTGTCACGAGTATGACCATCGCCCAGCACGATATATTTTTGACTGGTTAACCCTAACAAACCAACTGGGCCACGAGCGTGAATTTTGTCCGTAGATATGCCAATTTCAGCACCA contains these protein-coding regions:
- the mrdA gene encoding penicillin-binding protein 2, which produces MSRRHQNFRNYRQEQRLTQHRVIAAAILVLLMVIALMARLFYLQVIEHEIYQTKADDNRVMLSTLPPPRGLIYDRNGLVLADNRPIHSLTVIPERVEDLPKLKQTLSNIIPISDIEWQDFEDRRKEYRRPYQSLTLKSQLTDKEWAKIAVDLYKLDGVQVEAQLTRYYPYGEAFAHAIGYVGRITSADLERVDRLAYQGALFIGKTGVEGFYENTLFGEAGLSKAEVNARGRIMSELERQNPTPGKDLHLYLDARLQQYAYDLLGDYTGSVVAIDPTTGGILALVSKPGFDPNLFVRGISYDSYSELRESKKLPLFNRALRGGYPPASTIKPFMALAGLEYGFSSWTERYFAKGYYQINPDGRRYRDWKRTGHGWIDLERSIIESVDTYYYQLAHKMGITPMHNFLSRFGFGQSTLLDLHGESHGILPSSEWKKAKYKEPWYSGDSVNVGIGQGFMVATPIQIASATSALASRGRYFHPRMTNTVGDVPAKFESGPGDRDDIILKDQRNWEKIVEAMRKVITDPLGTGRRLRGGDYSIAGKTGTAQVFSLQEDQEYDAESLVKRLHDHALFIGFAPTEAPKISMFAIFEHGGSSSKPADLTKKLFDAYLYDDYPARYDYLKGNKNEG
- the rlmH gene encoding 23S rRNA (pseudouridine(1915)-N(3))-methyltransferase RlmH, whose product is MRVRLIAIGNKMPKWVTEGYDEYAKRLPKDFALELVEIPMSPRGKNTDISKAIRKEGDSMLEAIPSGDKVIAMEVLGKEWSTDQLADQTEQWRMDGHNVSLLVGGPDGLDPRCTARADQTWSLSRLTLPHPMVRVILAEQIYRAWTLMNNHPYHR
- the rsfS gene encoding ribosome silencing factor — protein: MSQLNLTADQILAFAVEALEDVKGDKITVLNVGNHTDMMDYMVICTGTSKRHVNALGQNVFEHLKGQGLQPLGSEGRGMGSDWVLVDLHDVVVHVMTEEARAFYDLEKLWDIKPEQM
- the nadD gene encoding nicotinate-nucleotide adenylyltransferase encodes the protein MTTEANKPVKPSGLAIMGGTFDPVHNGHLRTAVEILDHYHYSALKLVPCFQPVHKDRPSVSALQRLEMAKLATSSDVRLSVDAREIDREGPSYTIDTLRDIRSEIGAEESLIMVLGMDSFLSLPTWHDWQQLVKYAHLLVVSRPGWEPDLISELSAFCENYRAASSHELQCAPSGRVWFETLTPLGISSSMIRALARKNESIAYLLPEPVQQYIEQHQLYR